One Setaria viridis chromosome 5, Setaria_viridis_v4.0, whole genome shotgun sequence genomic region harbors:
- the LOC117854470 gene encoding late embryogenesis abundant protein EMB564 yields the protein MASQQAEKAAELQDPRVRAELDRRVREEGETVIKSGGGGTTLEAQERLAEGRKKGGLSRTAESGNDRAEREGAAVRVEPDEKQLQEAKKSIGGG from the coding sequence ATGGCGTCGCAGCAAgcggagaaggcggcggagCTGCAGGACCCGCGGGTCCGGGCGGAGCTTGACCGGCGCGTCCGCGAGGAGGGCGAGACCGTTAtcaagagcggcggcggcggcaccacccTGGAGGCCCAGGAGCGCCTCGCCGAAGGGCGCAAGAAGGGAGGGCTGAGCCGCACGGCGGAGTCCGGCAACGACCGCGCCGAGAGGGAGGGCGCGGCGGTGCGCGTCGAGCCCGACGAGAAGCAGCTCCAGGAGGCCAAGAAGAGCATCGGCGGCGGCTGA
- the LOC117858936 gene encoding pyruvate decarboxylase 1, translating into MDTAIGSIPSASDGASASSSPAPSSSAPREATLGRHLARRLAEVGARDVFTVPGDFNLTLLDELEAECGSTGVRLVGCCNELNAAYAADGYARARGGGVGACAVTFTVGGLSAINAVAGAFSENLPVVCIVGGPNSNDYGSNRILHHTIGLPDFTQELRCFQTVTCYQAVVNNLEDAHEQIDTAISTAIKESKPVYISISCNLPSIPHPTFSRHPVPFFLSPRLSNQMNLEAAVEAAAAFLNKAVKPVLVGGPKMRVSKACKAFVELADACGYPVAVMPSAKGLVPEHHSRFIGTYWGAVSTPFCAEIVESADAYIFAGPIFNDYSSVGYSLLLKKEKAIMVQPERVVIGHGPAFGCVLMKDFLHALATRLKKNTAAYENYRRIYVPPGEPLSSEPGEPLRVNILFKHIQAMLSGNSAIIAETGDSWFNCQKLKLPEGCGYEFQMQYGSIGWSVGATLGYAQAAKDKRVIACIGDGSFQVTVQEVSTMLRWGQNSIIFLINNGGYTIEVEIHDGPYNVIKNWNYTGLVEAFHNGEGKCYTAKVRTEEELKEALKAALGPKKDCLCFIEVIVHKDDTSKELLEWGSRVSAANSRPPNPQ; encoded by the exons ATGGACACGGCCATCGGCTCGatcccctccgcctccgacggcgcgtcggcgtcctcctccccggccccctcctcctcggcccCGCGGGAGGCCACGCTGGgccgccacctcgcccgccgcctcgccgaggTTGGCGCCCGCGACGTGTTCACCGTCCCGGGCGACTTCAACCTGACCCTCCTCGACGAGCTGGAGGCCGAGTGCGGGTCCACGGGGGTGCGCCTCGTGGGGTGCTGCAACGAGCTCAACGCGGCGTACGCGGCCGACGGGTacgcccgcgcccgcggcggAGGGGTGGGCGCCTGCGCCGTCACGTTCACCGTCGGCGGGCTCAGCGCCATCAACGCCGTCGCGGGGGCCTTCAGCGAGAACCTCCCCGTCGTGTGCATCGTCGGGGGACCCAACAGCAACGACTACGGGAGTAACAGGATCCTGCACCATACCATCGGGTTGCCGGATTTCACGCAGGAGCTCAGGTGCTTCCAGACGGTCACGTGCTACCAG GCTGTGGTGAACAACTTAGAAGATGCACATGAACAGATTGACACTGCCATCTCTACAGCAATAAAGGAGAGCAAGCCTGTTTACATCAGCATCAGCTGCAACCTCCCTTCGATCCCACATCCAACCTTTAGCCGTCATCCtgtccctttcttcctctcccCAAG GCTATCGAACCAGATGAACCTGGAGGCAGCAGTGGAAGCCGCTGCGGCGTTCTTGAACAAAGCTGTCAAGCCAGTGCTTGTTGGTGGACCAAAGATGAGGGTTTCCAAAGCATGCAAAGCCTTTGTAGAGCTGGCAGATGCCTGCGGTTATCCGGTTGCGGTGATGCCTTCTGCAAAGGGGCTTGTGCCGGAGCACCACTCTAGGTTTATCGGCACATACTGGGGTGCAGTGAGCACTCCGTTCTGTGCTGAGATTGTCGAGTCTGCTGATGCCTATATATTTGCTGGTCCCATATTCAACGACTACAGCTCAGTTGGATACTCGCTGCTCCTGAAGAAGGAAAAGGCTATCATGGTCCAACCAGAGCGGGTAGTTATTGGACATGGCCCTGCTTTTGGGTGTGTTCTGATGAAGGATTTCCTGCATGCACTTGCAACCCGTCTGAAGAAGAATACCGCTGCATATGAGAACTATCGTCGAATTTATGTGCCTCCAGGCGAGCCACTTTCATCTGAACCTGGAGAACCATTGAGAGTGAACATACTCTTCAAGCATATTCAGGCAATGTTGTCTGGCAACTCGGCTATCATTGCAGAGACAGGGGACTCATGGTTTAACTGCCAGAAGCTGAAGCTACCTGAAGGATGTGG ATACGAATTTCAGATGCAATATGGATCAATTGGCTGGTCAGTGGGTGCAACTTTGGGATATGCCCAGGCTGCTAAGGATAAGCGTGTCATTGCATGTATTGGAGATGGCAGTTTTCAG GTGACGGTACAAGAGGTGTCAACGATGCTTCGATGGGGGCAAAACAGCATCATCTTTCTGATAAACAATGGAGGATACACCATCGAGGTGGAGATCCATGATGGTCCTTACAATGTTATCAAGAACTGGAACTACACTGGTTTGGTGGAAGCTTTCCACAATGGCGAGGGAAAGTGCTACACAGCAAAG GTTCGAACTGAGGAGGAGCTGAAGGAGGCACTGAAGGCAGCTCTGGGACCTAAAAAGGACTGCTTGTGTTTCATAGAGGTCATCGTGCACAAGGATGACACCAGCAAAGAGCTCCTCGAGTGGGGATCTAGGGTTTCTGCAGCAAATAGCCGTCCACCGAATCCTCAGTGA
- the LOC117855305 gene encoding transcription factor bHLH30 encodes MAACQPMQEGKELQGLQPYDGCDPSVFVGPLLLPRQASSAPPAPPALSSSSGSGRSATEARALKIHSEAERRRRERINAHLTTLRRMVPDTRQMDKATLLARVVDQVKLLKREASEATQSMALPPETNEVSIELHAGDSGVVVAGTDKMIYMKASISCDDRPDLIAGLIQAFHGLRLRTVRADLTSLGGRVQHVFVLCREEGWGSEGASLRSLKEALRQALAKVASPEMAYGSSPFQSKRQRILESHYSIMSI; translated from the exons ATGGCTGCATGCCAACCTATGCAAGAAGGAAAGGAACTGCAGGGGCTGCAGCCGTACGATGGCTGCGATCCTTCAGTGTTCGTAGGGCCACTTCTGCTGCCCCGGCAGGCCAGCTCggcccctccggcgccgccggcgttgTCGTCTTCGTCGGGGTCTGGTAGGAGCGCGACGGAGGCGAGGGCTCTGAAGATCCACAGTGAGGCTgagcggcgccgccgggagaggatCAATGCTCATCTGACTACGCTTAGGAGGATGGTCCCTGATACTAGGCAG ATGGACAAGGCCACCTTGCTTGCGAGAGTGGTAGACCAAGTGAAGCTGCTGAAGAGGGAAGCGAGTGAGGCCACCCAAAGCATGGCCCTCCCACCGGAGACCAACGAAGTCTCCATCGAGCTCCACGCCGGCGAcagcggcgtcgtcgtcgccggcaccGACAAGATGATCTACATGAAGGCTTCCATCAGCTGCGACGACCGGCCGGACCTCATCGCCGGGCTCATCCAGGCGTTCCATGGCCTGAGGCTGAGGACGGTGAGGGCGGACTTGACCTCGTTAGGAGGAAGGGTGCAGCATGTGTTCGTGCTGTGCAGGGAGGAGGGCTGGGGCAGTGAAGGTGCAAGCCTGAGGTCTCTGAAGGAGGCTCTCAGGCAAGCGTTAGCCAAGGTTGCTTCTCCTGAAATGGCATATGGGAGTAGTCCCTTTCAGAGCAAGAGGCAGAGGATTCTGGAGTCACATTACTCGATTATGTCCATATAG
- the LOC117856199 gene encoding LOW QUALITY PROTEIN: receptor-like protein 33 (The sequence of the model RefSeq protein was modified relative to this genomic sequence to represent the inferred CDS: deleted 1 base in 1 codon), with protein MAKQSSFLNLKRNQLHGELPDNMNQSCSFWSLDFSDNQFEGKLPRSLVGCKYLEVFDIGNNHISDTFPCWMSMLPELQVLVLKSNMFVGEVGPSVAWEKNNCEFIKLRILDLASNKLSGTLQDEWFVTMKSMVRKSANDMMYNQVRQLGQTYHLTDAITYKGNEQVQLSTILSALVHIDVSDNAFHGAIPKSIGHLVLLNGVNMSHNALTGPIPPQFGALKQLESLDLSSNDLSGEIPQELGSLNFLSTLNLSYNELVGRIPDSTHFSTFSNLSFMGNIGLCGLQVSKVRNSTTPYVELQHSEKKDLMLFLVTGLGFGVGFAIAIIWTGESVLGEDLETTLSCAGRKFSSSCRWLGRKCLYISEYRYVCIINNAVLNINWTL; from the exons atggctaaacag AGCTCTTTTTTAAACCTGAAAAGAAATCAACTACATGGAGAGTTACCAGATAATATGAATCAAAGTTGTTCATTCTGGTCATTAGATTTTAGTGACAATCAATTCGAAGGAAAATTACCAAGATCCCTAGTTGGTTGCAAATATTTG GAGGTTTTTGACATTGGGAACAATCATATTAGTGATACTTTCCCATGTTGGATGAGTATGCTTCCTGAACTTCAAGTGCTTGTTTTGAAGTCCAACATGTTTGTCGGGGAGGTGGGGCCTTCTGTAGCATGGGAAAAGAACAACTGTGAGTTTATAAAACTCCGAATTCTCGACTTGGCTTCAAACAAATTATCTGGCACTTTGCAAGATGAGTGGTTTGTTACCATGAAATCCATGGTAAGAAAATCCGCCAATGACATGATGTATAATCAGGTCAGGCAACTTGGGCAAACATATCACTTAACCGATGCAATCACATACAAAGGGAATGAACAAGTACAGCTTTCCACGATTTTGAGTGCGCTTGTACACATTGATGTTTCGGATAACGCATTCCATGGTGCAATCCCAAAGTCAATTGGTCATCTTGTTCTACTAAATGGTGTAAACATGTCGCACAATGCCCTCACTGGCCCAATTCCACCTCAGTTTGGTGCGCTAAAACAACTCGAGTCATTGGACCTCTCTTCAAATGATCTGTCAGGAGAAATTCCACAAGAGTTAGGGTCGCTGAACTTCCTTTCAACGTTGAACCTGTCCTACAACGAGCTGGTGGGGAGAATACCCGATTCGACTCATTTCTCGACATTTTCCAACCTGTCGTTTATGGGGAACATCGGTCTCTGTGGACTTCAGGTATCCAAAGTACGCAACAGCACAACACCATACGTGGAGCTACAACATTCGGAGAAGAAAGATCTTATGTTGTTCCTTGTTACCGGACTAGGGTTTGGCGTCGGATTCGCAATCGCAATTATCTGGACAGGGGAATCCGTGTTGGGAGAGGATCTCGAGACCACACTTTCATGTGCTGGAAGAAAGTTCTCTTCTTCATGTCGATGGCTTGGGCGAAAATGCCTCTACATTAGCGAATATCGCTACGTTTGTATCATCAATAATGCTGTACTGAACATTAATTGGACCTTGTAA